In Panicum virgatum strain AP13 chromosome 4N, P.virgatum_v5, whole genome shotgun sequence, a single window of DNA contains:
- the LOC120671517 gene encoding 24.1 kDa heat shock protein, mitochondrial-like, whose product MQEGRQKRERRASMAFAVASKRAPLLAGLLKKLLLAAPTALALRPASVAAARRLFNTGGARFRRDDDDYEEESSGDEDVFCDRRRCRRARDFSTPTFFSADAMDPFGEGVRLGRLLALMEDDAAAPRRRGCWVSKEDADAVQLKVPMPGLGKEHVKVWADQDGLVIAGEDTGDDDEEGPARYSGCIALSWDAFKMDQIKAEMKDGVLKVTVPKIKVEDRKDVFQVKVE is encoded by the exons ATGCAAGAAGGGAGGCAGAAGAGAGAGAGACGCGCGTCCATGGCTTTCGCCGTCGCCTCCAAGCGGGCCCCGCTGCTGGCCGGCCTCCTCAAGAAGCTCCTCCTCGCAGCGCCCACTGCCCTCGCGCTCCGCCCAgcgtccgtcgccgccgcccgccgcctcttcAACACCGGGGGCGCGCGGTTCcgccgcgacgacgacgactacgAGGAGGAATCCAGCGGCGACGAGGACGTCTTCtgcgaccgccgccgctgccgccgcgcgcgcgactTCTCCACCCCCACGTTCTTCTCCGCAG ACGCGATGGACCCGTTCGGCGAGGGGGTGAGGCTGGGCCGGCTGCTGGCGCTGATGGaggacgacgcggcggcgccgaggcggcgcgggTGTTGGGTGTCCAAGGAGGACGCCGACGCGGTGCAGCTGAAGGTGCCGATGCCGGGGCTGGGGAAGGAGCACGTGAAGGTGTGGGCGGACCAGGACGGCCTGGTGATCGCGGGCGAGGacaccggcgacgacgacgaggagggccCGGCGCGGTACAGCGGCTGCATTGCGCTGTCCTGGGACGCGTTCAAGATGGACCAGATCAAGGCGGAGATGAAGGACGGGGTGCTCAAGGTCACCGTGCCCAAGATCAAGGTCGAGGACCGCAAGGACGTGTTCCAGGTCAAGGTCGAGTAG
- the LOC120670690 gene encoding O-fucosyltransferase 7-like, giving the protein MRAGISDMVAVARILNATLIIPELDKKSFWHDRSNFSDVFDEEHFINSLANDVKVEKKLPKELVKAPKSVRYFKSWSGVDYYQDEISPLWDHRQVIRAAKSDSRLTNNYLPTDIQKLRCRAFFHALRFAPPIEALGKLLVERMRSFGPYIALHLRYEKDMLAFSGCTYGLSQTESEELAMIRENTTYWKVKDIDPLEQRSHGYCPLTPKEVGMFLSALRYPSSTPVYIAAGEIYGGESHMVDLQSRFPILMNKEKLASAEELRPFRQYAAQMAALDYIVSVESDVFIPSYSGNMARAVAGHRRFLGHRKTISPDRKALVRLFDKVDSGLLKEGKKLSERILDMHRKRQGSPRKRKGPVSGTKGKDRFRSEEAFYENPLPDCLCQPGSPDSDDSLVSI; this is encoded by the exons ATGCGCGCTGGG ATCAGTGATATGGTGGCAGTTGCGCGCATACTTAATGCTACACTCATCATTCCAGAGCTTGATAAGAAATCATTTTGGCATGACAGAAG CAACTTTTCAGATGTCTTTGATGAAGAACACTTCATAAATTCTTTAGCAAATGATGTGAAAGTTGAGAAGAAATTGCCTAAGGAGTTGGTGAAAGCTCcaaagtctgttaggtacttcAAGAGTTGGTCTGGAGTAGATTATTACCAGGATGAAATTTCTCCACTGTGGGATCATCGCCAG GTCATTCGAGCTGCTAAGTCAGATTCTCGCCTCACAAACAACTACCTTCCTACTGACATTCAAAAGCTTCGCTGTCGGGCCTTTTTCCATGCACTTAGATTTGCTCCCCCAATTGAAGCTTTAGGCAAG CTATTGGTGGAGAGGATGAGATCATTTGGACCATATATTGCTTTGCATCTACGCTATGAGAAGGATATGCTTGCTTTTAGTGGGTGCACATATGGTCTATCTCAAACAGAATCAGAAGAACTTGCAATGATCAG AGAAAACACAACCTACTGGAAGGTGAAAGACATTGATCCATTAGAACAAAGATCCCATGGCTATTGCCCCTTGACACCAAAGGAGGTTGGCATGTTTCTTTCTGCCCTTAGATATCCATCAAGCACCCCAGTGTACATAGCCGCAGGGGAAATATATGGAGGTGAATCTCATATGGTTGATTTGCAATCACGCTTCCCGATTCTCATGAACAAG GAGAAACTTGCCTCAGCCGAGGAGCTACGTCCTTTTCGCCAATATGCAGCTCAAATGGCAGCTCTGGATTACATTGTTTCGGTGGAGAGCGATGTCTTTATTCCATCCTATTCAGGGAACATGGCACGGGCTGTTGCAGGTCATCGCCGTTTTCTTGGTCATCGGAAGACAATAAGTCCCGACAG GAAAGCATTAGTTCGATTGTTTGACAAAGTTGACAGTGGTTTACTGAAGGAAGGCAAGAAGCTATCCGAAAGGATACTAGACATGCATCGGAAAAG ACAAGGCTCTCCACGGAAACGAAAAGGTCCAGTCTCGGGAACAAAGGGCAAAGACAGGTTTCGGTCAGAAGAGGCGTTTTATGAGAATCCTCTTCCCGACTGCCTGTGTCAACCAGGGTCTCCAGACAGCGATGATTCTCTTGTCAGCATCTAA